In Pseudorasbora parva isolate DD20220531a chromosome 20, ASM2467924v1, whole genome shotgun sequence, a single window of DNA contains:
- the mrps33 gene encoding 28S ribosomal protein S33, mitochondrial: MAGLSSYALRMARLSARIFGDVSRQTDSKSMRVVELFKEPPPAQRKEVYDWYPPHKIYYSMTQKLRYLGLFRDEHQDFKEEMRRLRKLRGKGKPKKGEGKRATKKK, translated from the exons ATGGCTGGTCTTTCTAGCTATGCCCTGCGCATGGCCCGTCTGAGCGCCCGAATATTTGGAGATGTGTCCCGTCAAACAGACTCCAAGTCTATGAGAGTAGTAGAGTTGTTTAAAGAACCCCCTCCGGCCCAGAGAAAAGAAGTGTATGACTGGTACCCCCCACACAAGATTTACTATTCAATGACCCAGAAGCTCAGATATTTGGGTCTTTTCAG GGATGAGCACCAGGATTTCAAGGAGGAAATGAGACGCTTGAGGAAACTACGGGGGAAAGGAAAACCTAAGAAGGGAGAAGGGAAGAGGGCTACAAAGAAGAAGTAA